CTCTCCAACAGTTCGGCACGACCGGTCGAGGCCGACCTCCTCGGACCAGTCGGCCTCCCCCTGCTCGCGGGGGCCGCTTTCTGGGTCGGTATGATCCTCTCGCTGTGCCTGTACGGTCTCCAGTCGTTCAGTCGGTACCGACGGCTCCGGCGACGGCTCTCCGAGCCGAAACCGCCGAGTCCGTTCAGACATCCGAGTCGGCTCGTCACGATACTCGGGACGGAGAGCGACGAGCTACCCGAGTACGGACGGCGCGTCCGCGTGACCGGATGGGCGTTCCTGATCGCCACTGGGATGACCGCCGTTCTCGTACAGATCCTCTATACGGCGAGCTGAGACGCATCAGGGCGGCCGTCTCCCGTAGATTCGAGCCGGATCGAACAGCCATCCGAACGGTGTGACCCCGTCGATTCAGGACGCCCGGTGAGCAGCGGTCGCCGACAGGAGCAGGAACGCGGGCAGCCCGAGTTGCCACACGACGACGCCGAGCACCCCCGAGTTCGACAGCCCGGCGTATTCGCTGACCGTCAGCGGCCCGACGCTCACTCCGAACAGACCGACTGCATGGGCATATTCGAAATCCGGGTCGGCGATTGATAAGCATGGATGCTTGTTTCCACGTGAGAGACGAACCTCGGGCCGGGGACCTCGCGGATCGACACTGCGACTGCGGCCGCTCTTCCTCATTCCTCTTGTAACAGCGTCAAAACGCGACACGTAGAGTCCACCGCAGGTGGTGAAGCGGAACGCGGCGACCAGCGTGGTGTCGATCTATGAGCAGAGATCGACGAAGCCCGTAACGTAATGGGATAACGACTAAATGGAAAGAACATTTTACATCCACTCGTGATGGAACTCCAGCGAATCAGTCCGATACTCACCGCACTACTTGGCGTACTGCTGGCGAGCATCGGGTTGGGAACCACGGACAGCCTCGTGGTTGAAGCTGGCGCAGTTGTCGCCGGCGTGGCCACCTTCGGCGGGGGGGTGACCTGGTACCGACAACAGCGAGAGCGAGCGGACGAGGTCAGGTTCGACGAGCGGATCGAACACCTTGCGTACCGCTCGGGGGAGCTTGCATTCAGAGTCTCCCTCGCCTTCGGGATGATTTTGTTTCTCATCGTCGAGGCGGAACGCGTACCCGTGACAGCCAAAGAGGGTCTCGTAATCTTGATCTTGGGTATGGTTGCCACTCGCTTCGGACTGTACGAGTGGTGTAAACGACAGTCGGTGTGAGACTCGTGGAAAACGATCTCAAAGTCCGGCGGGCGAGAGTGGACGTGACACAGAAAGAGCTCGCCGATGCTGTGAACGTGACCCGACAGACGATTAACGCCATCGAGCGAGGGCGGTACGACCCGAGTTTGGAACTGGCGTTTGCGCTCGCGGAGTTTTTCGACTGCGATATCGAGGACATCTTTCATCCTGAAACCAATCTTGAAGTGTCGGAGCCGTGTAGCGACGTCGTGTGAGTACGGACGTCGTCTCTCGACTCCGAGCGTATCCGGACAGGCTCTCCCGGGATACTGCTACTCGGTGGGGCGTTTCTCGTCGTTACCGAGGAAGTCGGCAGTTTACGGGTTTGCACGGCCGGGGAGTCCCGTCCACCCGTCGTCGCTCCGGAGGCGGTCGTGACTGCGACGTTCGGAGCCGTTCTACTCTACGTCTCACGCCGATTCAAGCCGGCGTAGCGGTCCCCGCCGTCGTCCGCGAACGCGACTCCTCAGTGTCCGGAGATTCATACGGATCGACGCGGTCGTCAAACCGGCGAAGAAGCTTCCAACACCACTAATTGACCGCCACGCTGATGATTTATTGATGCCCTCCACACGAACTGTCGACCGGCCACGGGAGGCACACGCCGCCGCGCAGCGATATCTCAGACGTGAACGCCCGCTGAGTGCGCTGATCGTCGTGCTCGCCGTGGCTGGGTTCCTCGGTACGTTCGTCGCGACGTCGCTGGCACCCGCAGTCGCCGTCGGGGGACTGCTGATCGTCGTCGCACGTGCCCCGATTATTGAATCACGCGGGACCGTCCGGCTTCGAACCGACGAGGACGCCGAGTCCGTCGCCGAGTCGTTCACTGGGCCGACACCGCCGATCCTCGTGTTTCAGTGGGGTATCGCTGACGGGATTCTCACCGGAGACGGGACGGTCACGTACCGGCTCTCGTATCTGTTCGGCTTGCGCTCGGCCGAGGTGACAGTCGAGACGCGGACGGATCGTACGCCGGATGACGGCCGTCGGATCGAGTTGGAAGTCACGGTGGACGGCCAGCCGTGGTCGACGTACGTCGTCACCGTCGACACGCGGGACGACGGGACCGTCGTCGAGTACGAGTACACGGCGGATCGGCGATTCGGCCTGCGGCGGGTTCCCCAGCGAATCGTCGCGAACCGGTACCGGGACGAAGCGCTCGAAGCTCAAGGGTACGCCGTCGTCGAGCGAAACGAACAGTACGGCGTCGCTATCTGAACGACAGACCAGCGATGTTGCGGAGTGCTGAAACGGAGATCGCTGAACGGCTCGGGATCCCTCGCAACTACCTTTCGCCGATCGGGATGCATCTCCTGCTCACTATCGGGATCCTGTTTTTGGAGTGGGACGTCGTCGAGCTGACATTCATCTATTTCAGTGAAATCGTCGTCGTCGCTGTGCTGTTCGCGATCGTCGCACTGTTTGCAGCACAACCGGTGGAAGACCACGACGCTGACAAGTGGCGTGAAGACCCAAGCCCAGTGCAACTGGTTCCACTTCTCCCGCCTATTTATCCGCGAAACATCGGTCTGATCGTGGATAACATGTTTACATACGCAGTTTTCTTTTTGTTTTTCGTCGTTATGTTTATATCGATCGTAGACAGGAGCGTCTCGTCGTTGCTCTCTCCGACGGCTGGCCTCGTGATAGTCGCTATCTGTGTCTCACAACTACTACGCGTCTGGCGCGAGTTCCTCGTCGATCACTCGTATCGGGACCGATCGCCAGCAGAGGCACTCGAACTCGGCCTTCGACCGGTCGCTAAATTCATCATCATCGTCGTGTACGTGATTGTACCCACCACTGTCGTCGTGTTGACAGCTGCGTTTGCCTTCCCCGACACCGTATCGGGGTCTGTCGTACTGTTAGCGTATGTCCTTCCGATCGGGGTCGCGAGAGTGTGGTTGCAGGACGACGCCGTCGAAGCGGTGCTTCAGCATCAGGAGTGACGAACGCGCCGTGCTCCAATTATTTGGCTCTGTAGTTTCGGCACACTGTGGTTGATTTCACGGATATCTCACGCTCCGTCGGAGGTTGTAGACGGTCGCTTTCAGTAGCATTTCACGGAGCTCCAGCCACCAGCTACGCGCACGCACGGCAGCGCCGAGCGTGCGCTTGATTGACGAGAAGACGGTTTCTGACATGGAGCGCTGGTGGTACCGATCACCGTCCATGCGGGCGTTATGAGCGTGATCGAGCGGGTTCATGATCCTGTGTTTGATCAGCGGTCTGATGCCGTTTTCGCGGAGTTCGTCGCGGAAGGCTTTCGCGTCGTAGCCTCGGTCGGCGGCAAGGCTTCGCAGGTCGCCGGCGTTCCGCCGGGCGGCCTGCGGGCCGATCTTCGCATCGTGTTTCTTCGAGGTAGTTGAGTGGATGTCGGTGATATACAGCGTTTCGACATCCACCAAAGCGGTGACTTTCAGCGCTCGAACGCGGTAGTTAGTGCGGTTGGCGTAGTGGCGGCTCGGTTGGTCGCGGTCGAAGCCAGTCGAATCAATGGCGGCGTGACCAGTGCGTTCCTCGACCGATGCGTCGAGGAACGCACGCCACGTCTTCGTTGGAATCCGCGCAAACCACGTGCGGAGGACAGTGTAGTGAGGAAGCCGCGTGAGGCCGATTTCGTCTAATACGCCGGGCATTTCGCTGAGCAAATCCACCGCAACGCGGTAGGATTTGCCCAGCTCTATACGAAGTGCATGCAGCGTGAGCATCGCCCACTCAGCGAACCCACGACCCCCTTCGGGGTCGGCGGGTTCGTCAGGGTTTGTAGCAACAGATTTACACTTAGCGACCGTAACACGTGTGAAGAGACGGACTTCAGATGTCACACCGATCTGTCTCTTCGCTTTCTACGGCAATAACGCAGTCGTGGCGTTTCCGTCTAGCGAAACTACAGAGCCGAAATTTACTCATCTACGGTCGGTCATATGACCAGCGTTCGAACGCTGAATCGGTGGTTTTCGGATTACGGCAGCGATACGGTGAGACGCTGTGGGCGAGAATGTGGGTCGGTCAGTACCGAGAACTTGTCATGAAATCAGCGGTGCGAAACATCGAACGCGCGATCGGGGGGTCAAACCGCTAAATTCAGGCGACTAAACAAGGCCCAGAGGGTGTATGCAGCAAAGGAGACATCCTACTTGCGTGGGTAGGGGGCTAGATTTCGGGTAAATTTCTTGAATGTACTCATCTTAGGTGCGTTCATGTCCGAGGCAACGCTGGACGGTCGTGGTCGTCTCACGCTCTCCAAAGAAATCAGAGAACGATATTGGTGAACGTTATTATATTGTCCAACTTCACGACGGTATCAAGTTGGTTCCAATCGAGGACGATCCGCTCGATGCCCTCCGTTCCGAGTTCGCGGACGTTGAGAAGACGACCGAGGAACTCCGCCAGGAAGCACGTAACGCAGCGATAGACGAGGCTGGACGCTGAATGTACGCAGAAACAGACTTCCTTCTGGCGCTCATCAGGCATGAAGACTGGCTTGGTGACGCTGCAGAGGCAGTCTACCGAGAGCACCAGGACGAACTGTGGAGTCTCAGTTCACCCTCATCGAACTGCTCATCGTTGCGTACCGTGAACGAAGGGATACTGAACGAGTCATCACAAATGCGGCTGCCCTGTTGGAGGTGCGCGGTGACGTGGACACAGTCGTCGCAGCTGCGACCTACGTCGAAGACCACGGGTTCGCACTCTTCGATGCGCTCCATCTCGTCGAATCCGATGGTGACACTATCGTCTCGAGTGATGAGGCGTACGAATCGTTTGCGCCACGACTTGACCTGAAGACAGTCCGAGACGAGTCAGTAACTC
This Salinigranum marinum DNA region includes the following protein-coding sequences:
- a CDS encoding DUF2178 domain-containing protein, yielding MELQRISPILTALLGVLLASIGLGTTDSLVVEAGAVVAGVATFGGGVTWYRQQRERADEVRFDERIEHLAYRSGELAFRVSLAFGMILFLIVEAERVPVTAKEGLVILILGMVATRFGLYEWCKRQSV
- a CDS encoding helix-turn-helix transcriptional regulator; this encodes MENDLKVRRARVDVTQKELADAVNVTRQTINAIERGRYDPSLELAFALAEFFDCDIEDIFHPETNLEVSEPCSDVV
- a CDS encoding DUF6498-containing protein yields the protein MLRSAETEIAERLGIPRNYLSPIGMHLLLTIGILFLEWDVVELTFIYFSEIVVVAVLFAIVALFAAQPVEDHDADKWREDPSPVQLVPLLPPIYPRNIGLIVDNMFTYAVFFLFFVVMFISIVDRSVSSLLSPTAGLVIVAICVSQLLRVWREFLVDHSYRDRSPAEALELGLRPVAKFIIIVVYVIVPTTVVVLTAAFAFPDTVSGSVVLLAYVLPIGVARVWLQDDAVEAVLQHQE
- a CDS encoding IS5 family transposase, which gives rise to MTSEVRLFTRVTVAKCKSVATNPDEPADPEGGRGFAEWAMLTLHALRIELGKSYRVAVDLLSEMPGVLDEIGLTRLPHYTVLRTWFARIPTKTWRAFLDASVEERTGHAAIDSTGFDRDQPSRHYANRTNYRVRALKVTALVDVETLYITDIHSTTSKKHDAKIGPQAARRNAGDLRSLAADRGYDAKAFRDELRENGIRPLIKHRIMNPLDHAHNARMDGDRYHQRSMSETVFSSIKRTLGAAVRARSWWLELREMLLKATVYNLRRSVRYP